Genomic window (Branchiostoma lanceolatum isolate klBraLanc5 chromosome 13, klBraLanc5.hap2, whole genome shotgun sequence):
AAATAAATGTCAAAATAGTACGTCTTGCATGTACGTTTTTGTTAAATTGTTTTGTGGTGCTCTATATCGtcgatacatgtataaagctgGCGGCTCAAACACAAGGCTTGATTAATCACAGCGTATTACTAAATTATTCATTGTGCTGACCTCAATATCAATCACTGTCACATAGTTACAAGTGACATGTTGAGATGCACTCTATAGCAATTTACCTATTGTGTAGTCACTTTGTTGAACCAAAGTGCACCGTACATAAGCGCCATCTATCGGAATTCACTCAACACGTACGCATGgccatttctgtatctgtacagccatATAGCATATGTATAATGATTAAACACGTCATATCATTGGCAAAGGCCTGGCTATTCAGCTGTATCATCCTCATCATTATTGGCATTACATATGAACCAGTAGCTGAACTTCTTTTTCATTCAACATCAACgtacaaatgtagaaatttCGCCAGGCAGCGTCAACGATATCGCCGCTGGATTTTTGGACCGGAGGAGAACCAACAATATCTGTTCGGATGGTGTTCAGGTGAGAGCAAGTGATTCAGGCAGTATGGGGCTGTCTATCCCGTGGGGGATGCCACATTGTCTGTGAGTTGATTGATGAACGTTATGTGACATGATTAAGCGGTACCGTATGGGCAGCTACATTGAACAAGATTAATTTCTGGATCACAAAAGACGGTGAATTCAAATTCCTGCACATTCAACCTACAATGTGAGATCCTTGGGCAACGCGCCATTGTTTTTTGACGGCACAATCTATACCTTCATCACAACTGTAAATCGTTTTTATTTATGCACACCTATTGTATATAATTCGATTGTGACCAGAGAGAAAATGACGTATGGACGTCTTTGATCAATGATTACAATAGGGCCTGTACCTACGTGTATATTTGGATGTCGTTGGCTGACAGATTATATTCTGTATAACATAAAGcagcaaaatatcatttttggcTGGTAGATATTTTTCTGCGTACAAAGATACGTTCATTAGGATAAGTGACGATCATTCTACTACCGCCTTTCTGCTGAAGAATGGTGAATTGAGTTGACATGTTTAGGTTAGCTAGGGTCACCTTGGTTGTCCTggattgtattgttttgtgtgcctGAGCCCCTGGGATTATACGGTAATCTTACTGTGGTACAGAGTATAAAGGTGAGCTTAGTTCTTATGATATTTCACGTTGAAATGTTGTAAGTGAGTTGCATGTATAAAAGTCGTTATACCTGCTTGTCTAGAAATATTACATGTGGAAATTGAAGAGGAAATTGGAGGTAAATCGTTGCTTATTTTTTGAGatcttgtaacgttacacagtCAAGCATTTAAACGCCGCTAGACCTTCTTGAATCTTGTCTAGAAATATGAGGTGAGGAAATTGAAGTTGCGATTGGACGTAAATCGATGCTTACTGAGTGTAAGATCCTTATTTGTGACAACCATTCGAATCATTCATCGCTAATCGCGAAGAAGGTACACTGTGGTACATGTCTATTATAAAGATGCAGCGAAGGGGAGGGGAGGTCACTTAAACAAGAGACTTTATGTCTTAGAATGTCgacaaaataaacatttctcGTGATACTTCATACACATAGAGCAGACTTTGTTGTGCGTATTCAAGCGGTCTTTCACAAAAGAGTATTGTTCGTGTTCAATTAAGAACGTACCAATACAGCTGTCAAGATGTGTCCACACGGATATGTTTATGTATAAATCACTTTGAATTATCACTGCCAAATGTCTATTCATCCTTGTATCTATCAATGCAGCACACTATCAACGACCTGCCGGCGTTACAGCGAAGATGCCGTCACCTTGAACTTCCGTTGGCAAATAGGAGGAGAGAATCACAGCTATGGATCTGATGTACAGCTAGAGATAGAAAACCTCAACACTGTCAAGGATACCAAGGTGTACACTTTGAAGAAAGGCGAGGTTGACACTGTACACGGTATTGGTTTCCAATGGTAATGTTGAATGTGTCCTGGCTGTGTGGATCGCGATGCATCGAGGGCTACCAGCGTCAGATACTGCAGGCGCCGTTCTTGGCGTGAACTCAAGTTCTGTGTAAGATATTCTATATATCAATGTCAATTTTCCATTAAGAATGTCGCTGACTCGGTGTTTTTGAAAACGATATCAGCTTCCGTTTTTGCTGCTAAGTTCTTGGCAGCCATGAGGGTTATGATTGGCATGACCATAGgtacttctctctctctctctctctctctctctctctttctccctctccatctgtgtgtgtgtgtgtgtgtgtgtgtgtgtgtgtgtgtgtgtgtgtgtgtgtatttgagtGTATGTTAGTTTTGTACAAGTGTCCGCACTGTAGTTTCCAAATGTTCTGTCAGAGAAAgtagtgcagtttctgtatgctCTGCTAGAGGGgatgaagtctgctatctctgattgccttcttTAAACCACAGCATACCGACAATAGTGTTGAACCTGATCACTTGTGTCGTCATTCCGTGCAGGTGTGGCGATGGCAAACGGAACGGATCTTGTGCAACTACCTCTCCACTCACGTCCAGTAAGTATATCTTAATCATTATGATATAGATTACACAGCAATTTCAACCAGACACAGTCATCACCAAGTAGATaggtgaccactatagacaCGATCATTATCAATGCTTCCATCAATAGCAGAATTATTTAAGAGTGTATCCAAAAAGTGACTACGGTGGTTAGGCCCTTATACTAGAGATGACCACTATTTAGTGCATGTTCGACAATGTAAGAACATTGAATGCAATTTATTGAATAAAGACGTGCGTATTTTGTGTCGAATTGTATGACGCCATCTAGATAACGTTAAGCAAATTGAACATAAATATTTTTAGTTTTATACGCTACATCCTTTATAAAGTCAACTAccgtcacagatgaactttcattcgGACATCTAACCAAGCTATTTTCCCTCTGTGTACCCAGATACGTCGACTCCAGACTCCCCGGGTGCTGACATAAGAGGAATCTTTCTAACCGCCTCCGGTGTTGTCGTGCTGCTAGTCCTACTGGTGGCGGCAAAACACTTCTGTGGGAAGAGGGCCTTGATGGGCCGAACATTCTGGTAGGGAACATGCCATGTCGTTCTCTGTCCGACTGCTGTTTGATGGCGTTTTAGCACCATACTGAGAAATGCTGGCCATGTTAGTACCGTTTACTAGTATTTTGTATCCTGACACAGGTTCTATGGAGTACCGCAGCCAAAGCCAAGTTTGTACGGACCCAGATTTCAACGTCCGCCCCCTCAGATATACCGTCTTCACAAGCTGCCTAAGAGGAAACATCTCAACTCGAAACCGCGGGGACACTCTTCTCTAAGACGTCCACGTCCCTACTGGAAGCCGCAAACTTTACATGTGTCCCACCTACAATCTCTAGACGACCGCTTGAGGGCGCTGTCGAGAGGGTCGAAAAGATCGTTTGCGAGGCCGACTCGTATTGGTTTACAGCGCTATCTACCTGGGATGACTACCCTGAATCAACAAGTGTTTTCTCACAGCTTTCTGGTATGTTGTAGGGTAGAACTGTATGGTGAACAAATATATAGTGGTATAGTATACGAAAACTTCCTAGAAATTCAGTAAATGATAAGAATTGCACAAGACTTGCAAAGAACTAAATGAATAATGATAGCTAGCCTGACTGAATCGCACCCCTAGCAATTCTTTTTACCATTGGAGGGATCCATCGGCCCCCTAACGGCGAGAGATTGTTTACAGAGGCTAAGCTGCAACATGCGTTGACGAATAGGTCCAACTATACATTAACGGTAGCTGATGTGGATTAGGGCCATGTTATATAAATACAATCATGTTTGGGCGTCCGCAATGCCCTTAGCATAGCTTCTAAGGATTTGGTCGCTGTTTGAaggcatttcagcactaaggacatcgACACTACCAGTTTTGCAAGTCTGTCAAAATTAAAAACAGCACCTGTGAATATGGGCTAGGTAATTCCAGCATAGATCATTTAGGCAGTTCGTTTCACCATTGCTTCCAATGGACTGGATCGTTGTttgatggcatttcagcaccaaggtcattgGCCCCACTGATCTGTACTTACAAGCCTGGGGGCGCTAACGATAGCTATCAATTGCCGTATTCTCGACTTAAAAGATATTTAAACCCTTCACAAAACCTCTCGGCATGTAATTGTCTTTTTTTACTTATTCTTTATTCGTATGAGTAGTAGAAACTAAGGAAAAAATGCCATGAAATCGCTAGTACAAAGATTGATTCTCAATACATCTAGAGTACGGAAATATAATGTTACAAAGTGACAATGTATGTGGGGTTGTGCCGTCTGTTTCCACTGTATCGTATGCCAACTTGTCTCTGCTTTAATATTTCCGTTTATTGAAAACTATTTGTTCCAGGGTAAGACATCGCATGCGCAGTCGGTCAGCACGATACACCCTCAGGCGCCTGAGTCCATCGAACCGCCCTCTACACTACCCTCCATACACTTCTCAGACTCTGACGACACGGATACGGTATCCGTGGACTTCTGGCCGCCCCCTCCGGACGAAATGGACTGGCCGGAAGATATCGAAGCTTTAGATGACCATAAAGAATCAAACTGGTCACCAAGACGTTATCAGGATTCACACAGCCTGGACTGGAGCGCGATATCTCTGGCAGAATTCTTGAAGACGGGAGAAACCATAGAGACGAGTAGATCGTTCACTACAAGGCTTTGACGAAATCCTGAATTGAAACGGGAGTCAATACTGTTTAACATAAGGTTCATCACCTATTTACTATCACATGGCGGCTATCTGAGACCAGACAGTGTTATGTCGATTTCATAAATTTCTACATGGTTGGTGATTGTCCAAGGACGTTACTTTAAttcaattttttatttttattcaaaTATCGACCTTATAGACGCAAAATTTTTAGCCTGAATGgtgttgatatttacaatcaaAACGGAGACTAGACACATATTGCTGACATGACAGGTACTCATTATTACATACCGGATTCTACTGTCTAATTGTACAGTCTGACTGACTGGTGAGGAAAATTGTTctaaagtctttttattcttcCTGGGGATGGAGATGCCAgatggtgtgtttgtttttgagtTTACGTCCAGTAGTTGTAGATCTGAGGGGTTCAAGGTCACCTGATAGGCAGTTTGACACAGAAAAGGGCAGCTAGGAAAAAGTCACGATTAAGGctctccaacatctgcttggagatcgttAAATGGGTCTGAAATCAACTCCAGTGACGAGATACCGAGGGTACATAGGTTTCAAGATGATTGAAATTGGTGACAGTAGACTGGTGGAATAGACAGTGTGTGGGCGTAACGTACAATGAAGGGTGGAACATCAAGCCTTAACTTCTCTGATCTGTATTTTGAGTCATATATTGATAATGTGTAACTTTGTACGAATATAATCTATAACATTCTCATATTAAGTCGATATAATGTATTTACGTTTTCATACAGGTAGGAAATGAAAATGTTAAACATCAATAaacgttttgaatgatttaCTTGATAGGAAGGTGGGTTTATCAGTTCCTTATGACTGGATTTACTATATATTGGGATAAAAAATACCAGACAGAAACAGTAGAATGTACGAATGTAAGATACAAATTTTATTAGGTACATATCAGTGAGGTAAAATGCTTTGCATTTTGCAAAATGAGTTAGAGTATAAATCTGGCTAAGTACATGGCAAACGCTTCAAACTGAGAGACTTCATTACAACAGTAGAAAACCCACTGAAAATCATACTTGCATTATGCAAAATGTCGAAAAAAGGTCAGATTTCCTAATAGTACAAAGGTCTAAGTTCTTACGGAAAATTTTGGATGGTAAAACTGATAATAATGTACAAGATGGATAATTTCAAATTCATGTCTAAAAACTCAATCAAACCCTTCAAAGAAATCTGCCATTTTTCTTATACCAAAATAACTTTTTACAAAGAGTAAGAAACAGTGTAACCCTAGAACAAATACTTAATACTTAACTAATGAGAAGATTCGTTCCAACGTCAGATAAATATCGAAAGTtagttttttttatacataAGTTGTAAAACGTACATTTGCTTCACATTGTCTACAGTACAGTGTAAGATACAAGAAAAAGACTGAGAATTCCTGTCATTGTTAAAATCATTTCTACTGATATGAACTGATAGATATTCTTTTTGGCTTAATCTGCAGAAACCATGGTAAAACCCC
Coding sequences:
- the LOC136447458 gene encoding uncharacterized protein, translating into MHRGLPASDTAGAVLGVNSSSVCGDGKRNGSCATTSPLTSNTSTPDSPGADIRGIFLTASGVVVLLVLLVAAKHFCGKRALMGRTFWFYGVPQPKPSLYGPRFQRPPPQIYRLHKLPKRKHLNSKPRGHSSLRRPRPYWKPQTLHVSHLQSLDDRLRALSRGSKRSFARPTRIGLQRYLPGMTTLNQQVFSHSFLGKTSHAQSVSTIHPQAPESIEPPSTLPSIHFSDSDDTDTVSVDFWPPPPDEMDWPEDIEALDDHKESNWSPRRYQDSHSLDWSAISLAEFLKTGETIETSRSFTTRL